Proteins found in one Gemmatimonadota bacterium genomic segment:
- a CDS encoding ABC transporter ATP-binding protein — translation MSEHPILAVRGLCKTYASGNGTLTVLRDVEFDLMPGDSLAIIGPSGSGKTTLLGLCAGLDRATSGSVSLNGIVLDDLDEDERARVRNRHVGFVFQNFQLIPTLTSLENVMVPAELRGEKGVYRRAEELLDRVGLSDRTTHYPVQLSGGEQQRVAMARAFINRPALLFVDEPTGNLDAETAATVESLLFELNEESGTTLVTVTHNLDLARRTRRIIRLSGGRMVEDYHPEHTGFPAAPSLSLSPDA, via the coding sequence ATGAGCGAACACCCCATCCTGGCGGTCCGGGGCCTGTGCAAGACCTATGCAAGCGGCAACGGGACGCTGACGGTTCTGCGCGATGTCGAATTCGACCTGATGCCGGGCGACTCCCTGGCCATCATCGGACCGTCCGGCAGCGGGAAAACGACGCTGCTCGGCCTCTGCGCCGGCCTGGACCGGGCGACGTCGGGATCCGTTTCGCTGAACGGCATCGTGCTGGACGATCTCGATGAAGATGAAAGGGCCCGCGTCCGTAACCGGCACGTAGGCTTCGTCTTCCAGAATTTCCAGCTCATCCCGACCCTCACCAGTCTCGAGAACGTCATGGTCCCGGCGGAACTGCGCGGCGAAAAGGGGGTATACCGACGAGCAGAGGAACTCCTGGACCGCGTGGGACTGTCGGACCGGACCACACACTACCCGGTCCAGCTGTCCGGAGGCGAACAGCAGCGGGTCGCCATGGCCAGGGCATTCATCAACCGTCCGGCCCTCCTCTTCGTGGACGAGCCCACGGGCAATCTCGACGCCGAGACGGCCGCCACGGTGGAAAGCCTGCTGTTTGAACTGAACGAGGAATCCGGGACGACCCTGGTCACCGTGACCCACAACCTCGACCTGGCGCGGAGGACCCGCCGCATCATCAGGCTGAGCGGGGGCCGCATGGTCGAAGACTACCATCCGGAGCACACCGGTTTCCCGGCGGCCCCCTCCCTGTCCCTTTCCCCCGACGCGTAG